From Mariprofundus sp. NF, the proteins below share one genomic window:
- a CDS encoding Ppx/GppA phosphatase family protein, with product MEFVSLISDDALPENSALVAAIDVGSNAMRLGIAMQDTSGTPTLVQRYREPVRLGHDAFTSGTFSPQTMEDALEAFRQFRRILDQHQIEKYRATATSAMRDSKNGRELAKRIFDETNIDLQLISGEEEARLVHYSISRRVDMEDKFTVLIDMGGGSVEVTTCDDGEVIGAQSFKIGTVRLLEMLGQEGDFNTLLSEYLDGTRKKLREQIGSRKADSCIATGGNASAIGELAFQILGTESAACIRRKELKKLIRKLSKLSFEERVRDLGLRPDRADVILPAAMVFYEIMKLSGAKKMVMPDASLLDGIVLDMVDSEEQTFDSQRRNLIAWARSLKNKYHVDRKYGKEVAGLALVLFDQSRELHALHHRDRLLLEVAALVHEIGMYVRVGGHHRHAAYLISVAPLLGLSDNEKQILTQLVRYQRKGSPSDSHKEFSELSKSAQLKVWQLSALLRLAIALNKERRNRISRLSLNVEPETAALNIEGSGDMLLERWAALQTADYFREAFGLPLHIDLEQPS from the coding sequence ATGGAATTTGTCAGCCTTATTTCAGATGATGCACTACCCGAGAACAGCGCTCTTGTCGCGGCTATTGATGTCGGCTCCAATGCCATGCGTCTTGGTATCGCCATGCAGGATACCAGCGGCACGCCGACACTGGTTCAGCGCTACAGAGAGCCGGTTCGTCTTGGTCATGACGCTTTTACCAGCGGTACCTTCAGCCCGCAGACCATGGAAGATGCGCTGGAGGCATTCCGGCAGTTTCGCCGCATCCTTGATCAGCACCAGATTGAGAAATACCGCGCCACGGCGACCAGTGCGATGCGTGACTCCAAAAATGGCAGAGAGCTGGCCAAACGTATTTTTGATGAAACAAACATAGATCTTCAACTGATCAGCGGCGAAGAGGAGGCACGACTGGTGCACTACTCGATCAGCCGCCGTGTCGATATGGAAGATAAGTTTACGGTACTGATCGATATGGGTGGCGGCAGCGTTGAGGTCACCACATGTGATGATGGCGAAGTGATTGGTGCCCAAAGCTTTAAGATCGGCACCGTTCGCCTGCTGGAGATGCTCGGTCAGGAGGGTGATTTCAACACCCTGCTCTCTGAATACCTCGATGGCACACGCAAAAAACTTCGCGAACAGATCGGCAGCCGCAAGGCCGACAGCTGCATTGCAACCGGTGGCAATGCTTCTGCCATCGGTGAGTTGGCTTTTCAGATTCTGGGAACTGAATCAGCAGCCTGCATCCGTCGCAAAGAGCTGAAAAAACTGATCAGAAAACTATCCAAACTCAGCTTTGAGGAGCGTGTTCGTGATCTGGGGCTGAGGCCTGATCGAGCCGATGTAATCCTGCCTGCTGCCATGGTGTTTTATGAGATTATGAAGCTCTCCGGCGCCAAGAAAATGGTGATGCCTGATGCCAGCCTGCTCGATGGCATTGTTCTGGATATGGTGGACAGCGAAGAGCAGACCTTTGATTCACAGCGTCGTAATCTCATTGCATGGGCACGCAGTCTGAAAAACAAATACCATGTGGATCGTAAATATGGCAAAGAGGTGGCAGGTCTTGCGCTGGTACTGTTTGATCAGAGCCGTGAACTGCATGCCCTACACCATCGTGACAGACTTCTGCTGGAGGTCGCAGCCCTGGTGCATGAGATCGGCATGTATGTGCGCGTCGGCGGTCACCACCGCCATGCCGCCTATCTCATATCGGTAGCACCGCTGCTCGGCTTAAGTGATAATGAAAAACAGATACTCACCCAGCTTGTGCGCTATCAACGCAAAGGCAGCCCCTCAGATAGCCACAAGGAGTTCTCAGAGCTATCTAAAAGTGCCCAGTTGAAGGTGTGGCAACTCAGTGCCCTGCTGCGACTGGCTATCGCTCTGAACAAGGAGCGCCGCAACCGCATCAGTCGCTTGAGTTTGAATGTTGAGCCGGAGACCGCAGCCCTGAATATCGAAGGCAGTGGTGATATGTTGCTGGAACGCTGGGCCGCCCTTCAGACCGCAGACTATTTCAGAGAAGCTTTTGGCCTGCCCCTGCACATCGACCTCGAACAACCAAGTTAA
- the ppk2 gene encoding polyphosphate kinase 2 codes for MMDAPFNDENQNKESSQRSSNPETRPYDALINQHGFDDSKVEKIITSYLQEQELKPYQAELINLQQHLEQTKQRMIILFEGRDAAGKGGTIRSVTRYMNEKHYRVIALGKPTEEQRTQWFFQKYVSQFPRGGEIAMFDRSWYNRAMVEPVFGFCTDEEYNNFMTGVVGFEKDLVRQGTILVKIYFSVTKEMQQKRFERRKDDPLRQWKLSEVDVQAQERWDDFDKVKFEMLKHTHTAAAPWTLIRSANKHLARLNAIKVILNAVEYETSNLELDYVPDDTIVISGAREIELMQKERLRSKGKKKG; via the coding sequence ATGATGGATGCACCGTTTAATGATGAGAATCAGAATAAAGAGAGTTCACAGCGTAGCTCAAATCCGGAGACAAGGCCTTACGATGCCTTGATCAATCAACATGGTTTTGATGATAGTAAGGTTGAGAAAATCATCACCTCCTATCTGCAGGAGCAGGAGCTTAAACCCTATCAGGCTGAGCTAATTAACCTTCAGCAACACCTTGAACAGACCAAGCAGCGCATGATTATTCTCTTTGAAGGCAGGGATGCCGCGGGCAAAGGTGGAACCATTCGCAGTGTGACCCGTTATATGAATGAGAAGCACTATCGCGTTATTGCGCTGGGTAAGCCGACCGAAGAGCAGCGCACGCAGTGGTTTTTCCAGAAGTATGTCTCCCAGTTTCCCCGCGGTGGAGAGATCGCGATGTTTGATCGCAGCTGGTACAACCGCGCTATGGTGGAGCCGGTGTTCGGCTTCTGCACGGATGAGGAGTATAACAACTTTATGACCGGTGTGGTCGGCTTTGAGAAGGATCTGGTGCGTCAGGGAACTATTCTGGTGAAGATCTACTTCAGTGTGACCAAAGAGATGCAGCAGAAACGATTTGAACGTCGTAAGGATGATCCACTACGGCAGTGGAAGCTCTCCGAGGTGGATGTGCAGGCGCAGGAGCGCTGGGACGATTTTGATAAGGTGAAGTTCGAGATGCTCAAGCATACCCACACTGCAGCTGCACCGTGGACGCTTATCCGCTCTGCCAATAAACACCTGGCCCGCCTCAATGCCATTAAAGTGATCCTTAACGCTGTGGAGTATGAAACCAGCAATCTGGAGCTCGATTATGTGCCGGATGACACGATTGTGATTTCCGGAGCAAGAGAGATTGAACTGATGCAGAAGGAGAGGTTGCGCAGCAAGGGGAAGAAAAAAGGGTAA
- the ppk2 gene encoding polyphosphate kinase 2 — translation MTTLVNADFTPKTDEADGSEAQAKCYDRLIEKNELTDEKVKKVLTKYLQEQELKPFQAELINLQKHLEQTNQRMIILFEGRDAAGKGGTIRRVTRYMNEKHYRIIAMGKPTDEQRTQWFFQKYVSQFPHGGEIAMFDRSWYNRAMVEPVFGFCSDAEYKNFMKGVGGFEKDLVRQGTILVKIYFSVTKDVQQKRFDRRKDDPLRQWKLSEVDVQAQERWEDFDKVKFEMLRRTHTASAPWTVIRSTDKHLARLNAIRVILNSVDYDKVNMELDYVPDDNVVISGAREIELMQRDRLRSKSRNKVADDLPEADQSA, via the coding sequence ATGACTACCTTGGTTAATGCTGATTTCACCCCTAAAACAGATGAAGCTGATGGCTCAGAAGCTCAGGCCAAGTGTTATGACCGGCTGATTGAAAAAAATGAGCTTACTGATGAGAAGGTGAAGAAGGTTCTCACCAAATATCTGCAGGAGCAGGAGCTTAAACCGTTTCAGGCGGAATTGATTAATCTGCAGAAGCATCTGGAACAGACCAATCAGCGCATGATTATCCTCTTTGAGGGCAGGGATGCAGCAGGCAAGGGCGGCACCATTCGCCGTGTTACCCGTTACATGAATGAGAAACATTATCGCATCATTGCCATGGGCAAACCGACTGATGAGCAGCGCACGCAGTGGTTCTTCCAGAAATATGTCTCCCAGTTCCCACATGGTGGTGAGATCGCCATGTTTGATCGTAGCTGGTACAACCGTGCGATGGTAGAGCCGGTGTTCGGCTTCTGCAGCGATGCCGAGTATAAGAACTTCATGAAGGGTGTCGGTGGTTTTGAGAAGGATCTGGTACGTCAGGGCACCATTCTGGTGAAGATCTACTTCAGTGTAACCAAGGATGTGCAGCAGAAGCGCTTTGATCGCCGCAAGGATGATCCACTGCGCCAGTGGAAACTCTCTGAAGTGGATGTGCAGGCGCAGGAGCGCTGGGAAGATTTTGATAAGGTGAAGTTTGAGATGCTTAGGCGCACCCATACTGCCTCAGCACCGTGGACTGTGATTCGCTCTACCGATAAACATCTGGCTCGTCTGAATGCCATCAGGGTGATCCTCAACTCAGTCGATTATGACAAAGTGAACATGGAACTTGATTATGTGCCTGATGACAATGTGGTGATTTCAGGTGCGCGTGAGATTGAGTTAATGCAGCGGGATCGCTTGCGCAGTAAGAGCAGAAACAAAGTAGCGGATGATCTGCCAGAAGCGGATCAGTCAGCATAA